A window from Cyprinus carpio isolate SPL01 chromosome A11, ASM1834038v1, whole genome shotgun sequence encodes these proteins:
- the LOC122146558 gene encoding fibroin heavy chain-like: MCRVKLSIHALSFVLCIEEAFCLYAQTKAVCVHAVKPGQCPIPEMIPLCAESCLHDGQCPTTQKCCPTTGGFACSEPRGQGRGQASCQGSGLGQGSGMGSGLGSGLGQGSGMGSGLGSGLGQGSSMRSGLGSGMGSGLGQGSGMGSSKGRVWEAARGTGLGQGRGMGSGLGQGRGMGSGLCQGSGMGSNKGRVWEAARGTGLGQGSGMGSSKGRGMGSSQGSGFGQGRGMGSGLGQGSGIRSGLGQGSGMGSSKGRGMGSSQGSGLGQASGMGSSKGRGMGSSQGCGLVQGRGMGSGLGQGSGMGSSKGRGMGSSQRSGLGQGGGIGSGQGRGMGSSQGSGLGQGSGMGSGLGKGSSMGSGLGQGRGMGSSKGRGMWVERAVAILAARTSLPRNRKWAKRWELVGEATPTLARWQCQQHRLYKNRAATSSKCSSGVYG; the protein is encoded by the exons atgtgcaga gtaaaactttctattcatgctTTGAGTTTCGTGTTGTGTATTGAAGAGGCATTCTGTCTATATGCACAAACTAAAGCTGTCTGTGTTCACGCAGTGAAGCCGGGTCAATGTCCTATACCGGAGATGATTCCACTGTGTGCTGAAAGCTGTTTACATGATGGCCAGTGTCCTACCACACAGAAATGTTGCCCAACCACCGGTGGCTTTGCATGCAGTGAACCACGTGGTCAGGGAAGAGGTCAGGCAAGTTGCCAGGGGAGCGgtcttggccagggaagcggcatGGGGAGTGGTCTGGGGAGCGgtcttggccagggaagcggcatGGGGAGTGGTCTGGGGAGCGGTCTTGGCCAGGGAAGCAGTATGAGAAGTGGCCTGGGAAGTGGTATGGGAAGCGgtcttggccagggaagcggtatgggaAGCAGCAAGGGAAGAGTATGGGAAGCAGCCAGGGGGACCGGTCTTGGCCAGGGAAGGGGTATGGGAAGTGGTCTTGGCCAGGGAAGGGGTATGGGAAGTGGTCTttgccagggaagcggtatgggaAGCAACAAGGGAAGGGTATGGGAAGCAGCCAGGGGGACCGgtcttggccagggaagcggtatgggaAGCAGCAAGGGAAGGGGTATGGGAAGCAGCCAGGGGAGCGGTTTTGGCCAGGGAAGGGGTATGGGAAGTGgtcttggccagggaagcggtataaGAAGCGgtcttggccagggaagcggtatgggaAGCAGCAAGGGAAGGGGTATGGGAAGCAGCCAGGGGAGCGGTCTTGGCCAGGCAAGCGGTATGGGAAGCAGCAAGGGAAGGGGTATGGGAAGCAGCCAGGGGTGCGGTCTTGTCCAGGGAAGGGGTATGGGAAGCGGTCTTGGTCAGGGAAGCGGTATGGGAAGCAGCAAGGGAAGGGGTATGGGAAGCAGCCAGCGGAGCGGTCTTGGCCAGGGAGGGGGTATAGGAAGCGGCCAGGGAAGGGGTATGGGAAGCAGCCAGGGGAGCGgtcttggccagggaagcggtatggggAGCGGTCTTGGCAAGGGGAGCAGCATGGGAAGCGGTCTTGGCCAGGGAAGGGGTATGGGAAGCAGCAAGGGAAGGGGTATGTGGGTGGAGCGAGccgttgccatcttggcagcgcgcaCGTCACTCCCGcgtaatcgaaaatgggcaaaaaggtgggagctggttggtgaagccacgcccaccctagctcgatggcagtgtcagcagcatagactgtataaaaaccgAGCAGCAACCTCTTCAAaatgctcttcaggagtctatgggtga